The DNA region GATGGGCACACCCTTGGGGTCCTCCCACTCGTCGGCAATAGCCGGGCACTGTTTGGCCGGGCCGGTGAACCGGGAATTGGGGTGGGCCGCGGGTTTCTGGTCCTTGTTGCTCTTGTCCTGGACCCAGGGATTGCCGTTCCAGTCGATGAGTTTTCCGGGAGCATCGTAGCCTATCCCTTCCCACCACACGTTTTTGTCCTCCGTCAGGGCGACGTTGGTGTAGATGGTGTTGCTCTTGATGGTATCCATGGCGTTTTTGTTGGAGTCGTTGTTGGTGCCCGGGGCCACGCCGAAGAAGCCCGCTTCCGGGTTGATGGCATAGAGCCGGCCGTCTTCCTTAAACTTCATCCAGGCGATATCGTCGCCCACGGTCTGTACTTTCCAGCCCGGGATGGTGGGGATGAGCATGGCCAGGTTGGTCTTGCCGCAGGCCGAGGGGAAGGCGCCGGTGATGTACTTTACTTCGCCCTGGGGGTTGGTGAGCTTGAGGATCAGCATGTGTTCCGCCAGCCAGCCTTCGTCCCGGGCCAGTACCGAGGCGATGCGGAGGGCCAGGCACTTTTTGCCCAGCAGGGCGTTTCCGCCGTAGCCCGAGCCGTAGGACCAGATTTCCCGGGTTTCCGGGAAGTGGGAGATGTACTTTTTGTCCACCGGGGCGCAGGGCCAGACCCCGTTGTCCTTTTCGCCGGCCCCCAGGGGCTTGCCTACCGAGTGGTAACAGGGTACGAAGAAGCCATCGGGTCCTAAAACATCGAGTACTTTGGTCCCTACCCGGGCCATGATGTGCATATTGGCCACCACGTAGGGGGAATCGGTGATTTCCACCCCGATTTTGGCAATATCCGAGCCAACCGGGCCCATGGAGAAGGGGATTACGAACATGGTCCGGCCCTTCATGCTTCCTTTATAGAGGCTGGTCATGTTTTTTTTCAGTTCCGCCGGGTCAATCCAGTTGTTGGTGGGCCCCGCATCGTCCTTGCTTTTGGAGGCGATATAGGTCCGGTTTTCCACCCGGGCCACGTCCGAGGGGTCGGACCGGAACAGGTAGCTGTTAGGCAGGATTTTCTCGTTCAGCTTGGTCGCCAAACCGGCGTCCAGGGTGAACTGGATCATCCGGTCATATTCGGCCTTGCTGCCATCACAGACCTCAACAGAGTCCGGGGTCATCAGGGAAACCGCGTCTTCAACCCACTTTTTGAGGCTGGCGTGCTTTAGTTCTTGGACTTTCATGAATACTTACTCCTTAATGTAGGCGGCTTTTAACCGCCAAGTAAAATCGGAAGGGAACCTACGGTTCCCACTACTCCTTGCAAATGTAATTAATTAAAACTAGTTATTTCCTTCATTATAAAAGAATATGGCAACTTGTAAAAGTGGGTGATTTTAATATATGCTATATATTATGATTATCGTGGGTATTATTGTATCCTTGGCCATGCTGGTGGTGATTATCCGGTTCGCCCTTTCCAAAAAGACCGAAAAGCTGGTGCGCTTGGCCTCAATTATCGCCCTGGGGCTTATCGTTCTTGCAATCGTTTTCTGTTTGATCATGATCGCAGCTGGGCCTAAGGAAGTGGAAGAGGAAGTGGCCTTCACCGCCCTCCCCCCATCCACGCCGGTAGCAGTGACGAATACCGGGGCCGTGTATTTTCTTATTTTTGGGATTGTGGTGGTGCTTTTTTTGGGGTTTATTATCTTTACGGCCATGCGGGATCAGAAAAAGGGCAAAAAGAGCCTTTAGGCCACCAGATTGACCAGGGCCCCGGTTGGGGAAGGGGGGGCAGGGTTATAGGGTAGGGCCACACTGGCCGCCTGGGCCTGGCGTATCTGGTTCCTGTACTGGTCGATCAGGGCATCGATACGCTCGTCGGAAGGATCCGTATCCATGGCGGGCTCGGGCCGCCGTTTGATCTGGGAAAGCTGTTCAATGAGCACATCCAGGACCTTGAGCCGGCTGATGGCCACGCCCCGGGTCCCTTCTGGCGCAGGAACCCCGGAGACATGCTTAAAGTGGGAATATATGTAGCTTCCGGGGGATACGGGCAAGGACATTCTGCCCCCCCGGGATGCGCTGATTGCGTAGCCGATACTGGGAATTGCGGTGTTGGCTGAAACCCCGAAACTCATACTCTGCTCCTTCCCTTTGAATATCGGATAAGCAAGTGAAAGTATTAGCAAAAAAGTTTAACCCCGCTCATACCGAAGGGCGGTATTTGACAAGTACTACCTGAAGCGGTAAAGCAAGATAAGGGGGTATAAAAAAGTGTGTAAAAAATGCACAGAATGTGAAGTATTTACACATTTCACCCTTGGAACTGCCTTGGGAATCCCTTCATTTTGTGGAAATTAACAGAAAATGAGCTTGGCACAGTTCTTGCTTAATCATTATAGGAAAGTGAAATATAAAGGAGCAATACTATGGTCGGCTTTTTGAGAACAAGGAAAATTGATTCCCGGGCAAGGAGTTTGAAATGGACATTTTCCGCGGTTTTATCGGTTTTGCTCTTGATCATGGGATGCGACAATTTAGCGGACAACACCCCGGAAAACAATAACAATGATGGTGATCAGACCTATGTCGGCGATACGACCGAGGCCGGAGATACAAGCGATGCCGGAGTGTGGGATGGGGTTGCGGACACTGAATTTTCCACCAATACAGATGCAGCTGCCATACTGGCTGCTATATACGCGCTGGAGGCCGACTCAGGGGATTATGAATCGGCGGTACCGGATTCTGCCAAAGATACCACCGTCCCCGCTGTTTCCGATGCGGCGTCTATCGTTCTTGATGACGGACATAGTACAGTAACTCCCAACGATTCGGTAGGAATAACTATTGATGACACGAACAATATCATCACCATCACTGCCGAAGGTACCTACGCATTGTCTGGCAGCCTTTCAGACGGACAAGTGATCGTCGATGTGGACAAAAATGTGAATTTGATTCTGAATGGGGTCAATATCACATCTTCAAAAGGCGCGCCCCTGGCCTTGTTTGGCAAAAAGAAAAAGATCATAAGCCTTGCCGAGGGTACGCAAAACACCCTCACCGATGCAGCGGCGTATACCAGTTTTTATAAAGATGACGAACCGAACGGAGCGCTCTTTTCAAAAAAAGCGCTCACCATTAACGGCAGCGGAAGCCTTACGGTAAATGGCAATTACAACAATGGTATTAGCTGCAAAGACAACCTGAAAATTCTTGGAGGAACTATCACAGTTTCCGCAAAGAACAATGCGCTGAAAGGTAATGATTCTGTGGTCATTAAGGGCGGGGATATAAATATTACATCCGACGCGGATGGTATCAAGTCTGATGCGGACGATGAAGGCGCGGGATATGTCTATATCAGCGGGGATGCAAAGCTCTCAATACGTTCGGCGGAAGACGGCATACAGGCATACCGGGCTGTGCATATTCTTGAAGACGCCGTGGTAAACATTAGATCCGGCGGCGGCACAACGAGTAAAACTACGGGATACGACGGTGATACCAGTTGCAAAGGTATAAAGAGCGACCTTGATTTGCTCATTGAAGACGGGACATTCAATTTGGACTGCCTTGATGATGCAATCCACTCAAATAATGGGGTACTTATTTCCGGGGGAACCTTTTCAATTAAAACCGATGACGACGCAATACACGGCGATTCCCTTGCAGTTATCAACGGCGGAAATATCTCAATTACCAAATCATACGAAGGGCTTGAGGCGGCAAAGGTGGTTGTAAACGGCGGTACCATCAATATGACCGCCTCTGACGACGGCATAAACGCTGCGGATGGAACCTCTACTACTCCCATGCAGCGTCCCGGACCTGGCGGAGGACCGGGCTGGCAGCCAGGACAAGGCGGTATGGCCGCAAATACAAATTGCGCCATCACCATAAATGGTGGAAATATAACGGTGAATGCCGGGGGCGATGGCATTGATTCCAACGGAAATGTCTGGATTTCCGGAGGCTTCATAGTTGTTCACGGGCCTACTTCCTCCGGGGACGGCGCCCTTGACTCGGATGGGACATTCTTCATAGACGGCGGCGTCCTGCTTGCGGCAGGCTCTGCGGGTATGGCTCAAAAGCCCTCAACCACTTCAACACAATATAGCCTGGCTTTCACATTCAGCGGCAGGAAGAATGTCGGAACCCAGGTTGTAGTTAAAGACTCCAAGGGTGAAACAATGGCGGACTACACTGGGGCTAAACAGTTCCAATCACTCATAATCAGTTCCCCGGATTTGGTGAACGGGGGGGTATATTCGGTGTATATAGGGAATGCCCTTTCAAAAACCTTTACAGTTTCCAGTAAAGTGACGTCCGTGTCTTTGTGACTGACGCCAAATTAGTTTGATGTCGGACCGTACAGGTGGGTATAACCGGAGCGCTACAGCCCCCGATTCAACCGTGCCCAGTCTGTAA from Treponema primitia ZAS-2 includes:
- a CDS encoding phosphoenolpyruvate carboxykinase (GTP) — protein: MKVQELKHASLKKWVEDAVSLMTPDSVEVCDGSKAEYDRMIQFTLDAGLATKLNEKILPNSYLFRSDPSDVARVENRTYIASKSKDDAGPTNNWIDPAELKKNMTSLYKGSMKGRTMFVIPFSMGPVGSDIAKIGVEITDSPYVVANMHIMARVGTKVLDVLGPDGFFVPCYHSVGKPLGAGEKDNGVWPCAPVDKKYISHFPETREIWSYGSGYGGNALLGKKCLALRIASVLARDEGWLAEHMLILKLTNPQGEVKYITGAFPSACGKTNLAMLIPTIPGWKVQTVGDDIAWMKFKEDGRLYAINPEAGFFGVAPGTNNDSNKNAMDTIKSNTIYTNVALTEDKNVWWEGIGYDAPGKLIDWNGNPWVQDKSNKDQKPAAHPNSRFTGPAKQCPAIADEWEDPKGVPISAFLFGGRRPKTIPLVNQAKSWIHGVFMGSIVGSEVTAAALDVQAGTIRRDPFAMLPFCGYHMGDYFKHWIKLGQTHDESKLPKIFFVNWFRKNDAGKFIWPGYGENSRVLAWIFDRCDNKGKFVDTPIGILPTPDAIERPAGVSEADMKEILNVDIEGWKKEIADVRQNHYPKFGDKLPKELYSELDAIEKRLNA
- a CDS encoding carbohydrate-binding domain-containing protein, whose protein sequence is MKWTFSAVLSVLLLIMGCDNLADNTPENNNNDGDQTYVGDTTEAGDTSDAGVWDGVADTEFSTNTDAAAILAAIYALEADSGDYESAVPDSAKDTTVPAVSDAASIVLDDGHSTVTPNDSVGITIDDTNNIITITAEGTYALSGSLSDGQVIVDVDKNVNLILNGVNITSSKGAPLALFGKKKKIISLAEGTQNTLTDAAAYTSFYKDDEPNGALFSKKALTINGSGSLTVNGNYNNGISCKDNLKILGGTITVSAKNNALKGNDSVVIKGGDINITSDADGIKSDADDEGAGYVYISGDAKLSIRSAEDGIQAYRAVHILEDAVVNIRSGGGTTSKTTGYDGDTSCKGIKSDLDLLIEDGTFNLDCLDDAIHSNNGVLISGGTFSIKTDDDAIHGDSLAVINGGNISITKSYEGLEAAKVVVNGGTINMTASDDGINAADGTSTTPMQRPGPGGGPGWQPGQGGMAANTNCAITINGGNITVNAGGDGIDSNGNVWISGGFIVVHGPTSSGDGALDSDGTFFIDGGVLLAAGSAGMAQKPSTTSTQYSLAFTFSGRKNVGTQVVVKDSKGETMADYTGAKQFQSLIISSPDLVNGGVYSVYIGNALSKTFTVSSKVTSVSL